A window of Pseudomonadota bacterium genomic DNA:
ATCTTCCTCACTGCGAAGGGGATGAACCCGGACTACGTCAAGCTGCTCGATTTCGGCATCTCGAAGTTCAAGACGTTCGACAGCGAGGGCGTCAAGGGGCTCACGCAGACGGGCACCGTGCTCGGGACGCCGCACTACATGTCGCCGGAGCAGGCGCGCGGCGAGCAGAACCTCACGCCGCAGTCCGACATCTATGCGATGGGCGTGATCCTCTACCAGATGCTCACGGGCCAGCTGCCGTTCGACGCGGCGAACTACAACGCGCTGCTCATCAAGATCCTCACCGAGGAGCCAGTCGCGATCGAGGTATTGAACCCAGAGCTCCCGGCCGAGCTCGTCGATGCGGTCAAGAAGGCGATGTCGCGCGACACGGCGACCCGGTTCCAGACCTGCGACGAGCTGCGCGACCAGCTCGTGCCGTTTGCGCCGTCGGTTTCCGAAATCGGGACGCTCGTCACGTCCACCTCTTCCAAGACCGTGATGCGGCGCGCCTTGTACGACACGAAGACGCCGTTCGAGATGAGCCAGAGCACGGTCGCGCCGAAGAGGGGGTCGAAGCGCGCGATGATCTTCGGCGCGATCGGCGTCGCCGTCGTGGCCGCGGGGGTCGTCGTCGCGCTCTCGATAGGGGGGGGCTCGAAGCCACCCGCGGCGCCGGAAAAGGTTCCGGTCGTTGTGCCTGCGGGCCCGGCCGAGGTTCAGCCGAAGGTCGAGAGCACCGCCCCGCCCCCGGTCGCCGCTGTGGTGAAGGTCGCGATCACGGTGACGCCGGCCGAGGCGCGCCTCAGCGTCGACGGGGCGCCGCTCGACGCGAACCCGTTCTCCGGCGAGTTCGCCAAGGGCGACGCCGTGCACCTCGTCGAGGCCACCGCGGACGGTTACGAGTTGGAGAAACGTTTCGTGAAGTTCGATGCGGATGTCGAGTTGAAATACGAATTGAAGAAGATCGAAGCGAAGCCCGCGGGAAAGACGGCGGCGAAGACGACGAAGACCGCCGAACAGTCGGCCGCGGGCAAGGGCGAGGCCAAGAGCGGCAAAGGCAAGAAGCCGAATCGGAAAATCGATTACGACGATCCGTGGAAGAACTAAGAGCCTGCCCGATATTTCTCCAGCCGAACGAATGGGAATAGTTGGCGCGCTATGAAAAAAAGTGCGGCCCGCGAGGCCACCACACCGCCCGCGGTACCGCGCGTCTTGTGGCGCTCCAGTCGAACACCCCTGAGAGCCGCCGCAGCGCAACCCGCGTTCGACCGCGCTGAAGATCTCGATACTAACCAATGAAAACGGTATGTTGCGGTGTGACCGCGACCGTGATCGGACCCGAATTTTGCACGTTTTGCGTTTTGATCGTAAATTTACTATCCAAGAAAACATTTTTAGAAAAACCGTTACTCGTTTTCGACTAACACTTGTGTTCGTGGCGTGTTTTTTGCTGGTTTGAGGCTCCGGACGATTTTGGTTTCCGCAACACAACGGCCCGACAGCGGGGCCGGAGACCGGCAGGGTGAGAGCATGCATCCCAAAAAGAGCATCATTTTCGTGGCGGTCGCAGGGGCGGTTCTTCTCTTCGGAGCGTGCTCCGAAGAGGCCGGGCCGAGCGGTCCGGTGTCGGCTCCCGACGGCGTGACGGTCACAAACGAGGGGACGGCGGCCGACCAGAAGCTGTCGAAGTGGCTCTCCCTTCACCAGCGGGACGTCCCGCTCCATCCCGAATGGAGCAACCCGAGGACCATCGACGACGAGTGCTGCGAGAATATCGGCGAGGCGACCGAGTGCTGGATCGAGGACGCGGAGAACGACGGCGTCACCTGTATCTCCGACAGCGGATGCCCCTCTGGAGACTGCAACGAGACGGCTGGTCTTTGCGTCTGCGATCCGGATCTCGTCACTCCCCAGTGCAATGAAGGCGTTTGCACCGAAGCTGGGCTGTGCGGCCCGTCGTGGTGCAACGGCTATCTGATTTGCGACTGCTGGGGCGGCTGCAAGACGGCGAACGAAGGCGTGGCGCCGGAGACGCTGTGCGACGACCTCGCGGATCTCGGGTGCTGCGAAGGCACTTACCCGATTCAGCCCGAGACGGAGGATGATCCGGTCGGTTCGGGATACTGCTCCGACGACCCGGAGTGCGGTGCTGGATGCGTCACGAACGACGATTGCGACAACGGGTTGTACTGCGACGGAGCCGAGGTCTGCGATGACGGCGATTGCATGCCGGGCTCGGACCCCTGCGCCTCCGGCGACGAGTGCAATAACACCTGCAATGAAACGACGGACACCTGCTTCTCGGCCTACGGCACGGATTGCGGCGATCCCACGGACACGGCATGCGACAACCCGGACTTCTGCGACGGCGCCGGGAACTGCCTCGACGATCTCGAGCCGGATGGCACGTCGTGCGATGATGACGTGTTCTGTGACGGCATCGACACGTGCGACGGCGCCGGCAACTGCGAGAGCGACGGCGACCCTTGCCCGCCGATCACCGCCGATCCGGAGGATGAGGTCTGCCAAGCGTGCAACGAGAGTCTCAACGTCTGCCTGTCCGCAGCGGGGACCGGCTGCAATGATGGGAACCTGTGCACGCAGACGGATCAGTGCAACGCCATAGGCGAATGCGTCGGGACCAACCCCGTGGTTTGCACCTCGGACCAGTGCTACGCCCGGGCGTGCAACACCTCGACGGGACTCTGCGACCAAACCAATTTTGCCGCCGGTACTTTGTGCTATGACACCGATCCCTGCGACATCGACACCTGCGACGGCGCCGGCAATTGCGCCGACGGCGCGCCGCGACC
This region includes:
- a CDS encoding serine/threonine protein kinase, yielding MSQEQDQRIGILLDGKYELVRLIGEGGMGAVYEATHKLIGRRLAVKFLHASYASNPEVITRFQREAQAAAQIGHENIIEVTDMGTAPDGSPYLVMECLEGSDVKAAIEKEGRLSTKRTAHILVQALGALQAAHDVGIIHRDLKPENIFLTAKGMNPDYVKLLDFGISKFKTFDSEGVKGLTQTGTVLGTPHYMSPEQARGEQNLTPQSDIYAMGVILYQMLTGQLPFDAANYNALLIKILTEEPVAIEVLNPELPAELVDAVKKAMSRDTATRFQTCDELRDQLVPFAPSVSEIGTLVTSTSSKTVMRRALYDTKTPFEMSQSTVAPKRGSKRAMIFGAIGVAVVAAGVVVALSIGGGSKPPAAPEKVPVVVPAGPAEVQPKVESTAPPPVAAVVKVAITVTPAEARLSVDGAPLDANPFSGEFAKGDAVHLVEATADGYELEKRFVKFDADVELKYELKKIEAKPAGKTAAKTTKTAEQSAAGKGEAKSGKGKKPNRKIDYDDPWKN